A genomic window from Lotus japonicus ecotype B-129 chromosome 1, LjGifu_v1.2 includes:
- the LOC130717878 gene encoding F-box protein At5g50450-like — protein sequence MRRPLKQQPNKKLKHNLFDDLPDDLVVFILSKLSATASSPSDFISILSTCKRLNQLGLHRLVLSKAGPKVFAVNPRNWSESPHRFLKHCANAGNVDACYTLGMIRFYCLQNRRSGLSLMAKAAMKLHAPALYSLAVIQFNGSGASKREKDLRAGVALSARASLLGHVDALRELGHCLQDGYGVKMNVAEGRRLLVQANLRELALVLRAVTRAPLMSDYGVAVPEVHPANWFLREWFASGRGELGEGLRMCGHIGCGRPETRPHEFRRCSVCGKVNYCSRGCQALDWKLRHKMECAPVEEWVEDGGGDGGAGVENEVVVQNDVV from the exons ATGAGAAGGCCATTGAAACAACAACCCAACAAGAAGCTCAAGCACAACCTCTTCGACGACCTCCCCGACGATCTCGTCGTCTTCATTCTCTCCAAGCTCTCCGCCACCGCTTCTTCTCCCTCCGATTTCATCAGCATCCTCTCCAC ATGCAAGAGACTCAACCAGTTAGGCCTCCACCGCCTGGTGTTATCCAAAGCCGGACCCAAAGTCTTCGCCGTCAACCCCAGAAACTGGTCGGAAAGCCCTCACCGCTTTCTCAAACACTGTGCCAACGCCGGTAACGTCGACGCCTGTTACACTCTCGGAATG ATCCGATTTTACTGTCTGCAGAATCGGAGGAGCGGGCTCTCGTTAATGGCGAAGGCGGCGATGAAGCTGCACGCGCCGGCGTTGTACTCGCTGGCGGTGATTCAGTTTAATGGAAGTGGAGCCTCTAAGCGGGAGAAGGATCTACGCGCCGGCGTGGCGCTGTCGGCGCGGGCGTCGTTGCTAGGTCACGTCGACGCGCTCCGGGAGCTTGGGCATTGTCTCCAGGACGGTTACGGCGTGAAGATGAACGTTGCGGAGGGGCGGCGTTTGCTCGTGCAGGCGAACCTGCGGGAGCTTGCGTTGGTTTTACGCGCCGTGACGAGGGCGCCGTTGATGAGTGACTACGGCGTGGCGGTGCCGGAGGTGCATCCGGCGAATTGGTTTCTCAGGGAGTGGTTTGCGTCGGGGCGGGGAGAGCTAGGTGAGGGGCTGAGGATGTGCGGTCACATTGGGTGTGGCCGGCCGGAGACGCGGCCGCATGAGTTCCGGCGGTGCTCGGTTTGCGGGAAGGTGAATTACTGCTCGCGGGGGTGTCAGGCGCTGGATTGGAAGTTGCGGCACAAGATGGAGTGTGCGCCGGTGGAAGAGTGGGTTGAGGACGGTGGCGGTGACGGTGGTGCGGGCGTGGAAAATGAGGTAGTTGTGCAAAACGATGTCGTTTGA
- the LOC130717903 gene encoding uncharacterized protein LOC130717903 encodes MWNSEETNANASTAQDQEQEEEEWETMARAWLSSFPEAKEVSMPEVEAWIDSNLSSIPEGLRSMPRPDLCLRLISIQNCMRLPNQEREVNQLDLPHARFQRTDQWIPVYSWLETLDKDEVVKSKEISEWLTQNPNIQEQLCLRHSRYHLMHYVKKCHLKILKRRGKKKGLEQPDKDTSLKVQKDVVMKHSAPLSCSSMNNLPKDSDLFVAKRKEAYRKYEILVELEKLLSPVFSKPPSITQ; translated from the exons ATGTGGAACTCCGAGGAGACAAATGCAAATGCAAGCACAGCACAAGACCaagagcaagaagaagaagaatgggaGACCATGGCTCGAGCGTGGCTCAGCTCCTTCCCAGAAGCGAAGGAAGTGAGCATGCCCGAGGTCGAAGCATGGATCGATTCCAACCTCTCTTCTATCCCAGAGGGTCTCCGATCCATGCCTCGCCCTGATCTCTGTCTCAGACTCATTTCCATTCAGAATTGCATGAGGCTCCCCAATCAg GAAAGGGAAGTAAATCAGCTTGATCTTCCACATGCACGGTTTCAACGCACTGACCAATGGATTCCGGTTTATTCATGGTTAGAAACTTTAGATAAGGATGAAGTGGTTAAGTCCAAGGAGATTTCTGAATGGTTAACACAGAACCCTAATATCCAAGAACAGTTATGCTTGAGGCATTCTCGATATCATTTGATGCACTACGTCAAAAAATGCCATTTGAAGATATTAAAAAGAAGGGGAAAGAAGAAG GGTCTAGAACAGCCTGACAAAGACACATCATTGAAGGTTCAGAAAGATGTGGTGATGAAACACTCAGCCCCACTTTCAT GCAGTTCTATGAACAATCTGCCCAAAGATAGCGATTTGTTCGTGGCCAAAAGAAAAGAAGCCTATCGCAAATATGAGAT TTTAGTGGAGTTGGAGAAGCTGCTCTCCCCAGTATTCTCGAAGCCTCCTAGCATAACTCAATGA